The following coding sequences lie in one Populus trichocarpa isolate Nisqually-1 chromosome 14, P.trichocarpa_v4.1, whole genome shotgun sequence genomic window:
- the LOC18104838 gene encoding LOW QUALITY PROTEIN: cyclin-D3-1 (The sequence of the model RefSeq protein was modified relative to this genomic sequence to represent the inferred CDS: deleted 1 base in 1 codon), producing the protein MASMYNPETSAVQDQQQYQQNPTLLYDALYCSEENWVEEVREDCFQDELEGESYCSNNSNKLNTFPIFLEQDLSWEDEELSSLFAKEEQNQLCKDLETNPSLARARCEAVEWILKVNEHYSFTALTAVLAVNYLDRFLFSVHLQKEKPWMAQLAAVSCLSLAAKVEETQVPLLLDFQVEDSKYVFEAKTIQRMEILVLSTLKWKMNPVTPISFLDYITRRLGLEHYLCLEFLKRCERMVLSILADSRSMPYVPSVMAAATMLYGIDNIEPSLAAEYQSQLLSSLGIDKDKVEDCSKFLMEFALRDHFKLLSNKRKFCSLPGSPSGVVDVSFSSDSSNDSWSVASSVSSSPKPLSKKSRALQSLNNATTSDFLSIPR; encoded by the exons ATGGCATCAATGTATAACCCAGAAACGAGTGCGGTACAAGACCAACAACAATACCAACAAAACCCTACATTACTTTATGATGCTCTCTATTGTTCTGAAGAGAATTGGGTGGAAGAAGTTAGAGAGGACTGTTTTCAAGATGAACTAGAAGGAGAGAGTTATTGTAGCAACAATAGCAATAAACTAAACACTTTTCCAATATTTCTAGAACAAGACTTAAGCTGGGAAGATGAGGAGCTTTCCTCTTTGTTTGCCAAGGAGGAGCAAAATCAGCTGTGCAAAGACTTAGAAACCAACCCATCTTTGGCTAGGGCTCGCTGTGAGGCTGTAGAGTGGATTCTAAAGGTCAATGAACACTACTCTTTCACCGCTCTAACTGCAGTTTTGGCAGTGAACTATCTTGATAGGTTTTTATTCAGTGTCCACCTTCAGAAAGAGAAGCCATGGATGGCCCAACTTGCAGCTGTGTCTTGCCTCTCACTTGCTGCCAAAGTGGAGGAGACCCAAGTGCCCCTTCTATTGGATTTTCAG GTGGAGGACAGTAAATACGTGTTCGAGGCCAAAACTATCCAGAGAATGGAGATCCTGGTGCTTTCTACTCTTAAATGGAAGATGAATCCAGTAACCCCAATATCGTTTCTTGATTACATCACTAGAAGGCTTGGCCTAGAACACTATCTTTGTTTGGAATTTCTCAAGAGGTGTGAGCGCATGGTCCTCTCTATCTTGGCAG ATTCTAGGTCTATGCCTTATGTTCCTTCTGTAATGGCCGCTGCCACGATGCTCTATGGTATTGATAACATAGAACCCAGTCTTGCAGCAGAATACCAAAGCCAGCTGTTGAGCAGTCTTGGAATCGATAAA GACAAGGTAGAGGATTGCAGCAAGTTCTTAATGGAATTTGCTCTAAGAGACCATTTTAAGCTTCTCTCAAACAAACGCAAGTTTTGTTCACTTCCAGGCAGTCCTAGCGGTGTGGTTGATGTGTCTTTTAGCTCAGACAGCTCAAATGATTCATGGTCTGTGGCATCATCCGTGTCTTCATCACCCAAGCCTCTGTCCAAGAAGAGTAGGGCACTGCAGAGTCTAAACAACGCAACAACTTCAGAT TTTCTCAGCATTCCTCGCTAG
- the LOC18104839 gene encoding protein DCL, chloroplastic isoform X2 — protein sequence MAQYKLSNHPFPDPKMAASALLSQLLRLRLHHHHRFATGLLVPLRRSWCSNAEYIRMEEDDISVLIDTVSSLCEAAKYSSWEEQNYRQWKDEEAEIWRDIEPIAHLAKEILHSNRYKDGEQLTDEDEKAVAGRLLVYHPNCDDKVGCGLDSIAVDRHSHFKTSRCLFVVRSDGGWIDFSYRKCLRAYIQFKYPTHAERFIKEHFKHGLMMVTTRAIT from the exons ATGGCACAATACAAGCTTAGTAACCATCCATTCCCAGACCCTAAAATGGCCGCATCTGCACTTCTCAGTCAGCTCCTGCGGCTCCggctccaccaccaccaccgcttCGCCACCGGATTGCTAGTGCCACTTCGGAGATCATGGTGTTCGAATGCGGAGTATATTCGAATGGAAGAGGATGATATATCTGTTTTGATTGACACAGTATCGAGCTTGTGCGAGGCAGCAAAGTATTCAAGTTGGGAAGAGCAAAATTACCGACAGTGGAAAGATGAAGAAGCAGAGATTTGGAGAGATATCGAACCTATAGCTCACCTCGCTAAAGAAATTCTCCACTCTAACAG ATATAAGGATGGAGAACAACTAACAGATGAAGATGAGAAAGCTGTGGCAGGTAGGCTTCTTGTTTATCATCCGAATTGTGATGATAAAGTAGGGTGTGGGCTTGATTCTATAGCG GTTGATCGTCATTCCCATTTTAAAACGTCAAGGTGCCTGTTTGTTGTAAGATCTGATGGTGGATGGATAGACTTCTCCTATAGGAAGTGTCTGCGAGCATACATTCAATTCAAGTACCCAACTCATGCAGAAAGATTCATTAAAGAACATTTTAAACATGGCCTGATGATGGTTACAACCCGGGCGATTACCTGA
- the LOC18104839 gene encoding protein DCL, chloroplastic isoform X4 gives MAQYKLSNHPFPDPKMAASALLSQLLRLRLHHHHRFATGLLVPLRRSWCSNAEYIRMEEDDISVLIDTVSSLCEAAKYSSWEEQNYRQWKDEEAEIWRDIEPIAHLAKEILHSNRYKDGEQLTDEDEKAVAGRLLVYHPNCDDKVGCGLDSIARAFVPVELFVRFKSNASYCGQNWTHPSFSPLC, from the exons ATGGCACAATACAAGCTTAGTAACCATCCATTCCCAGACCCTAAAATGGCCGCATCTGCACTTCTCAGTCAGCTCCTGCGGCTCCggctccaccaccaccaccgcttCGCCACCGGATTGCTAGTGCCACTTCGGAGATCATGGTGTTCGAATGCGGAGTATATTCGAATGGAAGAGGATGATATATCTGTTTTGATTGACACAGTATCGAGCTTGTGCGAGGCAGCAAAGTATTCAAGTTGGGAAGAGCAAAATTACCGACAGTGGAAAGATGAAGAAGCAGAGATTTGGAGAGATATCGAACCTATAGCTCACCTCGCTAAAGAAATTCTCCACTCTAACAG ATATAAGGATGGAGAACAACTAACAGATGAAGATGAGAAAGCTGTGGCAGGTAGGCTTCTTGTTTATCATCCGAATTGTGATGATAAAGTAGGGTGTGGGCTTGATTCTATAGCG AGGGCATTTGTACCAGTAGAGCTATTTGTTCGCTTCAAGTCAAATGCCAGCTATTGTGGCCAGAATTGGACTCACCCGTCATTTtctcctttgt GTTGA
- the LOC18104839 gene encoding protein DCL, chloroplastic isoform X3, whose protein sequence is MAQYKLSNHPFPDPKMAASALLSQLLRLRLHHHHRFATGLLVPLRRSWCSNAEYIRMEEDDISVLIDTVSSLCEAAKYSSWEEQNYRQWKDEEAEIWRDIEPIAHLAKEILHSNRYKDGEQLTDEDEKAVAGRLLVYHPNCDDKVGCGLDSIARAFVPVELFVRFKSNASYCGQNWTHPSFSPLCVC, encoded by the exons ATGGCACAATACAAGCTTAGTAACCATCCATTCCCAGACCCTAAAATGGCCGCATCTGCACTTCTCAGTCAGCTCCTGCGGCTCCggctccaccaccaccaccgcttCGCCACCGGATTGCTAGTGCCACTTCGGAGATCATGGTGTTCGAATGCGGAGTATATTCGAATGGAAGAGGATGATATATCTGTTTTGATTGACACAGTATCGAGCTTGTGCGAGGCAGCAAAGTATTCAAGTTGGGAAGAGCAAAATTACCGACAGTGGAAAGATGAAGAAGCAGAGATTTGGAGAGATATCGAACCTATAGCTCACCTCGCTAAAGAAATTCTCCACTCTAACAG ATATAAGGATGGAGAACAACTAACAGATGAAGATGAGAAAGCTGTGGCAGGTAGGCTTCTTGTTTATCATCCGAATTGTGATGATAAAGTAGGGTGTGGGCTTGATTCTATAGCG AGGGCATTTGTACCAGTAGAGCTATTTGTTCGCTTCAAGTCAAATGCCAGCTATTGTGGCCAGAATTGGACTCACCCGTCATTTtctcctttgtgtgtgtgttga
- the LOC18104839 gene encoding uncharacterized protein LOC18104839 isoform X1: MAQYKLSNHPFPDPKMAASALLSQLLRLRLHHHHRFATGLLVPLRRSWCSNAEYIRMEEDDISVLIDTVSSLCEAAKYSSWEEQNYRQWKDEEAEIWRDIEPIAHLAKEILHSNRYKDGEQLTDEDEKAVAGRLLVYHPNCDDKVGCGLDSIAVIYYFDTPALGIKHQLFDCVSMEGSKFIFGRDKIVMLNIESFPDSLGFATAPRFFFHVLNVSLVFLAF, from the exons ATGGCACAATACAAGCTTAGTAACCATCCATTCCCAGACCCTAAAATGGCCGCATCTGCACTTCTCAGTCAGCTCCTGCGGCTCCggctccaccaccaccaccgcttCGCCACCGGATTGCTAGTGCCACTTCGGAGATCATGGTGTTCGAATGCGGAGTATATTCGAATGGAAGAGGATGATATATCTGTTTTGATTGACACAGTATCGAGCTTGTGCGAGGCAGCAAAGTATTCAAGTTGGGAAGAGCAAAATTACCGACAGTGGAAAGATGAAGAAGCAGAGATTTGGAGAGATATCGAACCTATAGCTCACCTCGCTAAAGAAATTCTCCACTCTAACAG ATATAAGGATGGAGAACAACTAACAGATGAAGATGAGAAAGCTGTGGCAGGTAGGCTTCTTGTTTATCATCCGAATTGTGATGATAAAGTAGGGTGTGGGCTTGATTCTATAGCG gttatttattactttgacactcctgcacttgggataaaacatcaactctttgattgtGTCAGTATGGAGGGTtcgaaatttatttttggaagaGATAAGATTGTTATGCTAAACATTGAGTCTTTTCCTGACTCTTTAGGTTTCGCCACTGCCCCACGATTTTTTTTCCACGTTCTAAATGTTTCCTTGGTTTTTCTAGCATTTTAG
- the LOC18104844 gene encoding protein DCL homolog, chloroplastic: MAASALIRGAPLLRLRLQHHHRFATVLLVPLRRSWCSTAESTPLEEDGVPLSTPAALSLRKAPKNSSWDDQNYRQWKDEEADIWRDIEPITHLAKEIIHSDRYMDGEQLTDEDEKVVAERLLAYHPNSDDKIGCGLDSIMVDRHPLFKNSRCLFVVRIDGGWIDFSYQKCLRAYIRSKYPTHAERFIKEHFKRGS, from the exons ATGGCTGCATCTGCACTTATCAGGGGCGCCCCGCTTCTGCGCCTCCGGCTTCAACACCACCATCGCTTCGCCACCGTATTACTCGTGCCACTTCGGAGATCATGGTGTTCTACAGCGGAGTCTACTCCACTGGAAGAGGATGGTGTACCTCTTTCGACTCCCGCAGCGTTGAGCTTGCGCAAGGCACCAAAGAATTCAAGTTGGGACGACCAAAATTACCGACAGTGGAAAGATGAAGAAGCAGATATTTGGAGAGATATTGAACCTATAACTCACCTCGCTAAAGAAATTATCCACTCTGACAG ATACATGGACGGAGAACAACTAACAGATGAAGATGAGAAAGTTGTGGCAGAGAGGCTTCTTGCTTATCATCCGAATTCTGATGATAAAATAGGATGTGGGCTTGATTCTATAATG GTTGACCGTCATCCCTTATTTAAAAACTCCAGGTGCCTGTTTGTTGTAAGAATTGATGGTGGATGGATAGACTTCTCCTATCAGAAGTGCCTTCGAGCATACATTCGATCCAAGTACCCAACTCATGCAGAAAGATTCATTAAAGAACATTTTAAACGTGGCAGTTGA
- the LOC18104843 gene encoding F-box protein At1g47056, whose protein sequence is MGQSASTALITSRRDSNRSSSHRSKSKFTVPIMPMQVEEQTEFIFCEGPDYISDLPDECLACIFQSLNSGDRKHCSLVCRRWLRIEGQSRHRLSLNAQSDLLPLVPFLFSRFDSVTKLALKCDRRSTSIGDEALVAISSRCRNLTRLKLRSCRELTDAGMAAFAKNCKALKKLSCGSCTFGARGMNAILDNCASLEELSLKRLRGITDGAAAEPVGPGLAAASLKTICLKELYNGQCFGPLIIGSKNLKTLKLFRCSGDWDKLLQVISDRVTGMVEIHLERLQVSDTGLAAISNCLNLEILHLVKTPECTDTGLVSIAERCRLLRKLHVDGWKTNRIGDDGLSAVAKYCPNLQELVLIGVNPTKISVELLASNCQNLERLALCGSDTVGDAEISCIAAKCVALKKLCIKSCPVSDHGMEALANGCPNLVKVKVKKCRAVTCECADWLRTKRGSLAVNLDCGEPEHQDASASDGGLLENVVEFHSVANQMPLPSIASSSTGRSTSFKSRLGLLSGKNLVACTFRRWSGGNSSSRG, encoded by the coding sequence ATGGGTCAGTCAGCTTCGACGGCTTTAATCACAAGCCGTCGAGATTCAAATCGCAGCAGCAGCCACCGGTCAAAATCTAAATTCACGGTCCCGATCATGCCGATGCAAGTAGAAGAACAAACTGAATTTATATTCTGCGAAGGACCTGATTACATCTCAGATCTTCCTGATGAATGCTTAGCTTGTATTTTCCAGTCACTCAATTCCGGCGACCGGAAACACTGCTCTTTAGTCTGTCGGCGATGGTTAAGAATCGAAGGACAGAGCCGTCACCGACTCTCTCTCAACGCCCAATCAGATCTTCTCCCTTTAGTACCGTTTCTCTTTTCTCGCTTCGACTCTGTAACTAAACTTGCTCTAAAATGTGACCGCAGATCTACTAGCATCGGCGACGAAGCGTTAGTTGCAATATCCAGTCGTTGCCGTAACCTCACGCGCCTCAAGCTCCGCTCGTGTAGAGAACTCACCGACGCAGGCATGGCAGCTTTCGCTAAAAATTGTAAAGCATTGAAGAAGCTATCGTGTGGATCTTGCACTTTTGGAGCGAGAGGGATGAATGCCATCCTTGATAATTGCGCGTCGCTCGAGGAGCTATCGCTAAAACGGCTTCGAGGAATTACCGATGGCGCGGCGGCTGAGCCCGTAGGACCGGGTTTAGCTGCGGCTTCACTTAAAACTATTTGCTTAAAGGAACTTTATAATGGACAGTGTTTTGGCCCGCTTATAATCGGGTCAAAGAATTTAAAAACTCTGAAGCTTTTTAGATGCTCTGGCGATTGGGATAAGCTTCTTCAAGTAATTTCGGATCGGGTAACGGGTATGGTTGAGATCCATTTAGAGAGGCTCCAAGTTAGCGATACTGGCCTTGCGGCCATCTCTAATTGTTTGAATTTAGAGATTTTGCATCTAGTTAAAACCCCAGAGTGTACTGATACGGGACTTGTTTCCATCGCGGAGCGTTGTAGGTTATTAAGAAAGCTTCATGTTGATGGTTGGAAGACGAATCGGATTGGTGATGATGGGTTATCGGCAGTTGCTAAGTACTGTCCCAATTTGCAAGAGTTGGTGCTCATTGGTGTGAATCCTACAAAAATTAGTGTAGAATTGTTAGCTTCAAATTGTCAGAATCTAGAGCGGTTAGCATTATGTGGGAGTGATACTGTTGGTGATGCGGAGATTTCTTGTATTGCAGCCAAATGTGTAGCATTGAAAAAGCTTTGTATTAAGAGTTGTCCTGTTTCAGATCATGGGATGGAAGCGCTTGCAAATGGGTGCCCGAATTTGGTTAAAGTGAAGGTGAAGAAGTGTAGAGCAGTTACTTGTGAGTGTGCGGATTGGTTGAGAACGAAGAGGGGATCTTTGGCAGTGAATTTGGATTGTGGGGAACCTGAGCATCAGGATGCAAGTGCTAGTGATGGTGGGTTACTGGAAAATGTAGTTGAGTTTCATTCAGTTGCTAATCAAATGCCGCTGCCTAGTATTGCATCTAGCAGTACTGGACGATCAACTTCTTTCAAGTCAAGATTAGGGCTTTTGAGTGGGAAAAATTTGGTGGCTTGCACTTTTAGAAGATGGTCAGGTGGTAATAGCAGTTCTCGAGGATAA